AATGTAAATATGAAATGTAAATATGAAATGTAATCTAGCTACTTGGGACCGCATTTTAAGATTTCTCCTAGGAGTTTTGACTCTTGCCTACGCCATTGCTGGCGGCCCTCCATGGCTTTTTCTTGGAATTTATTTTATTTTTACCGCCGCGTGGGGATTTTGCGCCCTCTACGCTTTTTTTAGGATTCAGACTCTAAAAGGCAATGTTT
This genomic window from Deltaproteobacteria bacterium contains:
- a CDS encoding DUF2892 domain-containing protein, which gives rise to MKCNLATWDRILRFLLGVLTLAYAIAGGPPWLFLGIYFIFTAAWGFCALYAFFRIQTLKGNVSREFFKK